A genomic stretch from Telopea speciosissima isolate NSW1024214 ecotype Mountain lineage chromosome 7, Tspe_v1, whole genome shotgun sequence includes:
- the LOC122669730 gene encoding probable sucrose-phosphate synthase 3 isoform X2, which translates to MAGNEWINGYLEAILHSGASAIEENKPSQVNLRERGHFNPTKYFVEEVVTGVDETDLHRTWIKVVATRNTHERSSRLENMCWRIWHLARKKKQLEWEDLQRIANRRLEREQGRRDATEDMSEDLSEGEKGDTMGELVSCETPRKKFQRNFSNLEVWSDDNKGKRLYIVLISLHGLVRGENMELGCDSDTGGQVKYVVELARALAMMPGVYRVDLFTRQICSPEVDWSYGEPTEMLTSGSEDADGIDVGESRGAYIIRIPFGPRDKYLSKELLWPHIPEFVDGALAHVLNMSKVLGEQIGGGQPVWPYVIHGHYADAGDSAALLSGALNVPMVLTGHSLGRNKLEQLLKQGRQSKEDINSTYRIMRRIEAEELSLDAAELVVTSTRQEIEEQWGLYDGFDVKLDKVLRARARRGVNCHGRYMPRMVVIPPGMDFSSVVVQEDTTEVEGELTALTGGTDGSSPRAVVPPIWSEVMRFLTNPHKPMILALSRPDPKKNITTLLKAFGECPPLRELANLTLIMGNREDIDGLSGGNASVLTTVLKLIDKYDLYGHVAYPKHHKQTDVPDIYRLAAKTKGVFINPALVEPFGLTLIEAAAHGLPMVATKNGGPVDIHRALNNGLLVDPHDQQAIADALLKLVAEKNLWLDCRKNGWKNIHLFSWPEHCRTYLTRVAACRMRHPQWQTDTPVDDMASDESLGDSLKDVQDMSLRLSFDVEKSLDGSLDNGDPEVQDQVKRILSKIKKPASDPQEDKDGKKQTENVVNKYPALRRRKRLIVIALDLYNNNGDPDSKMLQVIQEIFKAVRLDAQASRFSGFALSTAMPVFEILEFLKTGKIEATDFDALICGCGSEMYYPGIYTEENGKPYPDPDYTTHIDYRWGHEGLKKTIWNSLINSQDGVGVISNDSSSPIQEDVKSANSHCVSYLVKDPSKAKRVDDLRQKLRMRGLRCHPMYCRNSTRMQVVPFLASRAQALRYLYVRWGLNVANMYVILGETGDADYEEMIPGTHKTIIMKGLVQKGSEELLRTSGSYMRDDIVPGESPFVAHTNGATAEEISNALKALSKSIA; encoded by the exons ATGGCTGGGAATGAGTGGATTAATGGGTACTTGGAAGCAATTCTCCATAGTGGGGCTTCGGCAATCGAGGAAAATAAGCCATCACAGGTTAACCTGCGTGAGAGAGGCCACTTCAACCCAACCAAGTACTTTGTGGAGGAAGTGGTCACAGGGGTCGATGAGACAGACCTCCATCGTACATGGATCAAGGTCGTTGCCACCCGCAACACTCATGAACGCAGCTCTAGGCTTGAGAACATGTGTTGGCGCATTTGGCATCTCGCCCGCAAGAAGAAACAG TTAGAATGGGAAGATTTACAACGAATAGCAAACAGGAGATTGGAGCGGGAGCAGGGACGGAGGGATGCTACGGAAGACATGTCTGAAGATTTGTCCGAGGGTGAGAAGGGGGATACCATGGGTGAGCTGGTGAGTTGTGAGACCCCAAGGAAAAAGTTCCAGAGAAACTTTTCCAACCTTGAAGTGTGGTCTGACGATAACAAGGGGAAGAGACTGTACATTGTCCTCATCAG TTTGCATGGTTTGGTCCGAGGAGAAAACATGGAGCTTGGTTGTGATTCTGACACTGGTGGCCAG GTCAAATATGTTGTGGAGCTTGCTCGGGCACTTGCTATGATGCCAGGTGTATATAGGGTGGATCTATTCACTCGACAGATATGTTCACCAGAGGTTGATTGGAGTTATGGAGAACCCACAGAGATGCTAACCTCTGGCTCTGAAGATGCAGATGGAATTGATGTCGGTGAGAGCAGAGGTGCTTATATTATAAGGATACCATTTGGTCCACGGGACAAATATCTTAGCAAAGAGTTACTGTGGCCGCATATTCCAGAGTTTGTTGATGGAGCGCTTGCTCATGTTCTTAATATGTCGAAGGTATTGGGCGAACAAATTGGTGGGGGCCAACCTGTTTGGCCTTATGTCATTCACGGCCACTATGCAGATGCTGGGGATAGTGCTGCACTTCTTTCTGGTGCTTTGAATGTCCCAATGGTTCTTACTGGACATTCTCTTGGAAGGAACAAATTGGAACAACTTTTAAAGCAAGGACGCCAATCAAAGGAGGATATCAATTCAACATACAGGATAATGCGGAGGATAGAAGCAGAGGAGTTGTCCCTTGATGCAGCTGAACTTGTCGTCACCAGTACCAGGCAAGAGATTGAAGAGCAGTGGGGCTTATATGATGGCTTCGATGTGAAGCTGGATAAGGTCTTGCGTGCACGTGCCAGACGTGGGGTCAATTGCCATGGGCGGTACATGCCAAGGATGGTG GTTATTCCTCCAGGCATGGATTTCAGCAGCGTGGTAGTTCAAGAGGACACAACTGAAGTTGAAGGGGAGCTCACTGCACTTACAGGTGGCACTGATGGGTCTTCTCCTAGGGCAGTCGTCCCCCCTATTTGGTCTGAA GTGATGCGCTTCCTCACGAATCCTCATAAACCAATGATCTTGGCCTTGTCAAGACCAGATCCAAAAAAGAACATCACCACCCTCTTGAAAGCCTTTGGGGAATGTCCTCCATTGAGAGAGCTTGCCAATCTT ACACTCATAATGGGGAATAGGGAGGATATAGATGGGTTGTCTGGTGGCAATGCAAGTGTGCTCACCACAGTATTGAAGCTGATCGACAAGTATGACCTCTATGGCCACGTGGCATATCCAAAACATCATAAGCAAACTGATGTACCTGACATCTACCGCCTTGCAGCAAAAACAAAG GGAGTCTTCATAAATCCAGCATTAGTTGAGCCTTTTGGTCTTACTTTAATAGAG GCTGCTGCACATGGTCTTCCGATGGTTGCAACCAAAAATGGTGGTCCAGTTGACATTCATCGG GCACTGAACAATGGGTTACTTGTGGACCCGCATGATCAACAAGCCATAGCTGATGCACTGCTTAAACTAGTTGCAGAAAAGAATCTGTGGCTTGATTGCAGAAAGAATGGATGGAAGAATATACACCTATTCTCTTGGCCTGAACACTGCCGCACATACTTGACGAGGGTGGCAGCATGCCGGATGAGGCATCCTCAATGGCAAACAGATACACCTGTAGATGACATGGCCTCAGACGAGTCCCTTGGTGACTCACTCAAGGACGTGCAGGACATGTCCCTGAGACTCTCATTTGATGTGGAGAAGTCACTTGATGGTTCCTTGGA CAATGGTGATCCAGAGGTGCAAGACCAAGTGAAACGGATCCTAAGCAAGATAAAGAAACCAGCATCAGATCCCCAAGAAGACAAGGATGGAAAGAAACAGACTGAGAATGTGGTGAACAAGTATCCTGCCCTGAGAAGGCGTAAGAGACTGATTGTTATAGCACTTGATTTATATAACAACAATGGAGATCCAGACAGTAAGATGCTTCAGGTAATACAAGAGATATTCAAGGCTGTCCGATTAGATGCCCAAGCCTCTAGATTCTCAGGATTTGCTTTGTCAACAGCTATGCCAGTGTTTGAGATTCTAGAATTCTTGAAAACTGGAAAGATTGAAGCAACCGACTTTGATGCTTTGATATGTGGTTGTGGGAGTGAAATGTATTACCCAGGCATTTACACAGAAGAGAATGGGAAGCCCTATCCAGACCCAGACTACACAACACATATAGACTACCGTTGGGGTCATGAAGGCCTAAAGAAGACCATTTGGAATTCATTAATAAACTCACAGGATGGTGTAGGAGTTATCTCTAATGATTCTTCAAGCCCCATTCAGGAAGATGTAAAATCAGCAAATTCTCATTGTGTGTCGTATTTGGTCAAGGATCCCAGTAAg GCAAAAAGAGTGGATGATCTGAGGCAGAAGCTAAGGATGCGTGGGCTACGTTGCCATCCAATGTACTGCAGGAATTCAACAAGAATGCAAGTTGTCCCATTCCTTGCCTCTCGAGCTCAGGCTCTCAG GTATCTTTATGTTCGCTGGGGACTGAATGTTGCAAATATGTATGTGATTCTGGGTGAGACGGGTGACGCAGATTATGAAGAAATGATTCCAGGAACCCACAAGACAATTATCATGAAAGGACTAGTGCAGAAAGGTTCTGAAGAGTTGCTCAGGACGTCAGGAAGCTATATGAGGGATGACATTGTTCCTGGGGAAAGCCCATTTGTGGCACACACTAATGGTGCAACTGCTGAGGAGATCTCAAATGCTCTTAAGGCACTATCCAAGTCTATTGCTTGA
- the LOC122669730 gene encoding probable sucrose-phosphate synthase 3 isoform X1 has protein sequence MAGNEWINGYLEAILHSGASAIEENKPSQVNLRERGHFNPTKYFVEEVVTGVDETDLHRTWIKVVATRNTHERSSRLENMCWRIWHLARKKKQLEWEDLQRIANRRLEREQGRRDATEDMSEDLSEGEKGDTMGELVSCETPRKKFQRNFSNLEVWSDDNKGKRLYIVLISLHGLVRGENMELGCDSDTGGQVKYVVELARALAMMPGVYRVDLFTRQICSPEVDWSYGEPTEMLTSGSEDADGIDVGESRGAYIIRIPFGPRDKYLSKELLWPHIPEFVDGALAHVLNMSKVLGEQIGGGQPVWPYVIHGHYADAGDSAALLSGALNVPMVLTGHSLGRNKLEQLLKQGRQSKEDINSTYRIMRRIEAEELSLDAAELVVTSTRQEIEEQWGLYDGFDVKLDKVLRARARRGVNCHGRYMPRMVVIPPGMDFSSVVVQEDTTEVEGELTALTGGTDGSSPRAVVPPIWSEVMRFLTNPHKPMILALSRPDPKKNITTLLKAFGECPPLRELANLTLIMGNREDIDGLSGGNASVLTTVLKLIDKYDLYGHVAYPKHHKQTDVPDIYRLAAKTKGVFINPALVEPFGLTLIEAAAHGLPMVATKNGGPVDIHRALNNGLLVDPHDQQAIADALLKLVAEKNLWLDCRKNGWKNIHLFSWPEHCRTYLTRVAACRMRHPQWQTDTPVDDMASDESLGDSLKDVQDMSLRLSFDVEKSLDGSLDSAELQKVAAANGDPEVQDQVKRILSKIKKPASDPQEDKDGKKQTENVVNKYPALRRRKRLIVIALDLYNNNGDPDSKMLQVIQEIFKAVRLDAQASRFSGFALSTAMPVFEILEFLKTGKIEATDFDALICGCGSEMYYPGIYTEENGKPYPDPDYTTHIDYRWGHEGLKKTIWNSLINSQDGVGVISNDSSSPIQEDVKSANSHCVSYLVKDPSKAKRVDDLRQKLRMRGLRCHPMYCRNSTRMQVVPFLASRAQALRYLYVRWGLNVANMYVILGETGDADYEEMIPGTHKTIIMKGLVQKGSEELLRTSGSYMRDDIVPGESPFVAHTNGATAEEISNALKALSKSIA, from the exons ATGGCTGGGAATGAGTGGATTAATGGGTACTTGGAAGCAATTCTCCATAGTGGGGCTTCGGCAATCGAGGAAAATAAGCCATCACAGGTTAACCTGCGTGAGAGAGGCCACTTCAACCCAACCAAGTACTTTGTGGAGGAAGTGGTCACAGGGGTCGATGAGACAGACCTCCATCGTACATGGATCAAGGTCGTTGCCACCCGCAACACTCATGAACGCAGCTCTAGGCTTGAGAACATGTGTTGGCGCATTTGGCATCTCGCCCGCAAGAAGAAACAG TTAGAATGGGAAGATTTACAACGAATAGCAAACAGGAGATTGGAGCGGGAGCAGGGACGGAGGGATGCTACGGAAGACATGTCTGAAGATTTGTCCGAGGGTGAGAAGGGGGATACCATGGGTGAGCTGGTGAGTTGTGAGACCCCAAGGAAAAAGTTCCAGAGAAACTTTTCCAACCTTGAAGTGTGGTCTGACGATAACAAGGGGAAGAGACTGTACATTGTCCTCATCAG TTTGCATGGTTTGGTCCGAGGAGAAAACATGGAGCTTGGTTGTGATTCTGACACTGGTGGCCAG GTCAAATATGTTGTGGAGCTTGCTCGGGCACTTGCTATGATGCCAGGTGTATATAGGGTGGATCTATTCACTCGACAGATATGTTCACCAGAGGTTGATTGGAGTTATGGAGAACCCACAGAGATGCTAACCTCTGGCTCTGAAGATGCAGATGGAATTGATGTCGGTGAGAGCAGAGGTGCTTATATTATAAGGATACCATTTGGTCCACGGGACAAATATCTTAGCAAAGAGTTACTGTGGCCGCATATTCCAGAGTTTGTTGATGGAGCGCTTGCTCATGTTCTTAATATGTCGAAGGTATTGGGCGAACAAATTGGTGGGGGCCAACCTGTTTGGCCTTATGTCATTCACGGCCACTATGCAGATGCTGGGGATAGTGCTGCACTTCTTTCTGGTGCTTTGAATGTCCCAATGGTTCTTACTGGACATTCTCTTGGAAGGAACAAATTGGAACAACTTTTAAAGCAAGGACGCCAATCAAAGGAGGATATCAATTCAACATACAGGATAATGCGGAGGATAGAAGCAGAGGAGTTGTCCCTTGATGCAGCTGAACTTGTCGTCACCAGTACCAGGCAAGAGATTGAAGAGCAGTGGGGCTTATATGATGGCTTCGATGTGAAGCTGGATAAGGTCTTGCGTGCACGTGCCAGACGTGGGGTCAATTGCCATGGGCGGTACATGCCAAGGATGGTG GTTATTCCTCCAGGCATGGATTTCAGCAGCGTGGTAGTTCAAGAGGACACAACTGAAGTTGAAGGGGAGCTCACTGCACTTACAGGTGGCACTGATGGGTCTTCTCCTAGGGCAGTCGTCCCCCCTATTTGGTCTGAA GTGATGCGCTTCCTCACGAATCCTCATAAACCAATGATCTTGGCCTTGTCAAGACCAGATCCAAAAAAGAACATCACCACCCTCTTGAAAGCCTTTGGGGAATGTCCTCCATTGAGAGAGCTTGCCAATCTT ACACTCATAATGGGGAATAGGGAGGATATAGATGGGTTGTCTGGTGGCAATGCAAGTGTGCTCACCACAGTATTGAAGCTGATCGACAAGTATGACCTCTATGGCCACGTGGCATATCCAAAACATCATAAGCAAACTGATGTACCTGACATCTACCGCCTTGCAGCAAAAACAAAG GGAGTCTTCATAAATCCAGCATTAGTTGAGCCTTTTGGTCTTACTTTAATAGAG GCTGCTGCACATGGTCTTCCGATGGTTGCAACCAAAAATGGTGGTCCAGTTGACATTCATCGG GCACTGAACAATGGGTTACTTGTGGACCCGCATGATCAACAAGCCATAGCTGATGCACTGCTTAAACTAGTTGCAGAAAAGAATCTGTGGCTTGATTGCAGAAAGAATGGATGGAAGAATATACACCTATTCTCTTGGCCTGAACACTGCCGCACATACTTGACGAGGGTGGCAGCATGCCGGATGAGGCATCCTCAATGGCAAACAGATACACCTGTAGATGACATGGCCTCAGACGAGTCCCTTGGTGACTCACTCAAGGACGTGCAGGACATGTCCCTGAGACTCTCATTTGATGTGGAGAAGTCACTTGATGGTTCCTTGGACAGTGCTGAATTACAGAAAGTGGCAGCAGCCAATGGTGATCCAGAGGTGCAAGACCAAGTGAAACGGATCCTAAGCAAGATAAAGAAACCAGCATCAGATCCCCAAGAAGACAAGGATGGAAAGAAACAGACTGAGAATGTGGTGAACAAGTATCCTGCCCTGAGAAGGCGTAAGAGACTGATTGTTATAGCACTTGATTTATATAACAACAATGGAGATCCAGACAGTAAGATGCTTCAGGTAATACAAGAGATATTCAAGGCTGTCCGATTAGATGCCCAAGCCTCTAGATTCTCAGGATTTGCTTTGTCAACAGCTATGCCAGTGTTTGAGATTCTAGAATTCTTGAAAACTGGAAAGATTGAAGCAACCGACTTTGATGCTTTGATATGTGGTTGTGGGAGTGAAATGTATTACCCAGGCATTTACACAGAAGAGAATGGGAAGCCCTATCCAGACCCAGACTACACAACACATATAGACTACCGTTGGGGTCATGAAGGCCTAAAGAAGACCATTTGGAATTCATTAATAAACTCACAGGATGGTGTAGGAGTTATCTCTAATGATTCTTCAAGCCCCATTCAGGAAGATGTAAAATCAGCAAATTCTCATTGTGTGTCGTATTTGGTCAAGGATCCCAGTAAg GCAAAAAGAGTGGATGATCTGAGGCAGAAGCTAAGGATGCGTGGGCTACGTTGCCATCCAATGTACTGCAGGAATTCAACAAGAATGCAAGTTGTCCCATTCCTTGCCTCTCGAGCTCAGGCTCTCAG GTATCTTTATGTTCGCTGGGGACTGAATGTTGCAAATATGTATGTGATTCTGGGTGAGACGGGTGACGCAGATTATGAAGAAATGATTCCAGGAACCCACAAGACAATTATCATGAAAGGACTAGTGCAGAAAGGTTCTGAAGAGTTGCTCAGGACGTCAGGAAGCTATATGAGGGATGACATTGTTCCTGGGGAAAGCCCATTTGTGGCACACACTAATGGTGCAACTGCTGAGGAGATCTCAAATGCTCTTAAGGCACTATCCAAGTCTATTGCTTGA
- the LOC122669730 gene encoding probable sucrose-phosphate synthase 2 isoform X3: protein MAGNEWINGYLEAILHSGASAIEENKPSQVNLRERGHFNPTKYFVEEVVTGVDETDLHRTWIKVVATRNTHERSSRLENMCWRIWHLARKKKQLEWEDLQRIANRRLEREQGRRDATEDMSEDLSEGEKGDTMGELVSCETPRKKFQRNFSNLEVWSDDNKGKRLYIVLISLHGLVRGENMELGCDSDTGGQVKYVVELARALAMMPGVYRVDLFTRQICSPEVDWSYGEPTEMLTSGSEDADGIDVGESRGAYIIRIPFGPRDKYLSKELLWPHIPEFVDGALAHVLNMSKVLGEQIGGGQPVWPYVIHGHYADAGDSAALLSGALNVPMVLTGHSLGRNKLEQLLKQGRQSKEDINSTYRIMRRIEAEELSLDAAELVVTSTRQEIEEQWGLYDGFDVKLDKVLRARARRGVNCHGRYMPRMVVIPPGMDFSSVVVQEDTTEVEGELTALTGGTDGSSPRAVVPPIWSEVMRFLTNPHKPMILALSRPDPKKNITTLLKAFGECPPLRELANLTLIMGNREDIDGLSGGNASVLTTVLKLIDKYDLYGHVAYPKHHKQTDVPDIYRLAAKTKGVFINPALVEPFGLTLIEALNNGLLVDPHDQQAIADALLKLVAEKNLWLDCRKNGWKNIHLFSWPEHCRTYLTRVAACRMRHPQWQTDTPVDDMASDESLGDSLKDVQDMSLRLSFDVEKSLDGSLDSAELQKVAAANGDPEVQDQVKRILSKIKKPASDPQEDKDGKKQTENVVNKYPALRRRKRLIVIALDLYNNNGDPDSKMLQVIQEIFKAVRLDAQASRFSGFALSTAMPVFEILEFLKTGKIEATDFDALICGCGSEMYYPGIYTEENGKPYPDPDYTTHIDYRWGHEGLKKTIWNSLINSQDGVGVISNDSSSPIQEDVKSANSHCVSYLVKDPSKAKRVDDLRQKLRMRGLRCHPMYCRNSTRMQVVPFLASRAQALRYLYVRWGLNVANMYVILGETGDADYEEMIPGTHKTIIMKGLVQKGSEELLRTSGSYMRDDIVPGESPFVAHTNGATAEEISNALKALSKSIA from the exons ATGGCTGGGAATGAGTGGATTAATGGGTACTTGGAAGCAATTCTCCATAGTGGGGCTTCGGCAATCGAGGAAAATAAGCCATCACAGGTTAACCTGCGTGAGAGAGGCCACTTCAACCCAACCAAGTACTTTGTGGAGGAAGTGGTCACAGGGGTCGATGAGACAGACCTCCATCGTACATGGATCAAGGTCGTTGCCACCCGCAACACTCATGAACGCAGCTCTAGGCTTGAGAACATGTGTTGGCGCATTTGGCATCTCGCCCGCAAGAAGAAACAG TTAGAATGGGAAGATTTACAACGAATAGCAAACAGGAGATTGGAGCGGGAGCAGGGACGGAGGGATGCTACGGAAGACATGTCTGAAGATTTGTCCGAGGGTGAGAAGGGGGATACCATGGGTGAGCTGGTGAGTTGTGAGACCCCAAGGAAAAAGTTCCAGAGAAACTTTTCCAACCTTGAAGTGTGGTCTGACGATAACAAGGGGAAGAGACTGTACATTGTCCTCATCAG TTTGCATGGTTTGGTCCGAGGAGAAAACATGGAGCTTGGTTGTGATTCTGACACTGGTGGCCAG GTCAAATATGTTGTGGAGCTTGCTCGGGCACTTGCTATGATGCCAGGTGTATATAGGGTGGATCTATTCACTCGACAGATATGTTCACCAGAGGTTGATTGGAGTTATGGAGAACCCACAGAGATGCTAACCTCTGGCTCTGAAGATGCAGATGGAATTGATGTCGGTGAGAGCAGAGGTGCTTATATTATAAGGATACCATTTGGTCCACGGGACAAATATCTTAGCAAAGAGTTACTGTGGCCGCATATTCCAGAGTTTGTTGATGGAGCGCTTGCTCATGTTCTTAATATGTCGAAGGTATTGGGCGAACAAATTGGTGGGGGCCAACCTGTTTGGCCTTATGTCATTCACGGCCACTATGCAGATGCTGGGGATAGTGCTGCACTTCTTTCTGGTGCTTTGAATGTCCCAATGGTTCTTACTGGACATTCTCTTGGAAGGAACAAATTGGAACAACTTTTAAAGCAAGGACGCCAATCAAAGGAGGATATCAATTCAACATACAGGATAATGCGGAGGATAGAAGCAGAGGAGTTGTCCCTTGATGCAGCTGAACTTGTCGTCACCAGTACCAGGCAAGAGATTGAAGAGCAGTGGGGCTTATATGATGGCTTCGATGTGAAGCTGGATAAGGTCTTGCGTGCACGTGCCAGACGTGGGGTCAATTGCCATGGGCGGTACATGCCAAGGATGGTG GTTATTCCTCCAGGCATGGATTTCAGCAGCGTGGTAGTTCAAGAGGACACAACTGAAGTTGAAGGGGAGCTCACTGCACTTACAGGTGGCACTGATGGGTCTTCTCCTAGGGCAGTCGTCCCCCCTATTTGGTCTGAA GTGATGCGCTTCCTCACGAATCCTCATAAACCAATGATCTTGGCCTTGTCAAGACCAGATCCAAAAAAGAACATCACCACCCTCTTGAAAGCCTTTGGGGAATGTCCTCCATTGAGAGAGCTTGCCAATCTT ACACTCATAATGGGGAATAGGGAGGATATAGATGGGTTGTCTGGTGGCAATGCAAGTGTGCTCACCACAGTATTGAAGCTGATCGACAAGTATGACCTCTATGGCCACGTGGCATATCCAAAACATCATAAGCAAACTGATGTACCTGACATCTACCGCCTTGCAGCAAAAACAAAG GGAGTCTTCATAAATCCAGCATTAGTTGAGCCTTTTGGTCTTACTTTAATAGAG GCACTGAACAATGGGTTACTTGTGGACCCGCATGATCAACAAGCCATAGCTGATGCACTGCTTAAACTAGTTGCAGAAAAGAATCTGTGGCTTGATTGCAGAAAGAATGGATGGAAGAATATACACCTATTCTCTTGGCCTGAACACTGCCGCACATACTTGACGAGGGTGGCAGCATGCCGGATGAGGCATCCTCAATGGCAAACAGATACACCTGTAGATGACATGGCCTCAGACGAGTCCCTTGGTGACTCACTCAAGGACGTGCAGGACATGTCCCTGAGACTCTCATTTGATGTGGAGAAGTCACTTGATGGTTCCTTGGACAGTGCTGAATTACAGAAAGTGGCAGCAGCCAATGGTGATCCAGAGGTGCAAGACCAAGTGAAACGGATCCTAAGCAAGATAAAGAAACCAGCATCAGATCCCCAAGAAGACAAGGATGGAAAGAAACAGACTGAGAATGTGGTGAACAAGTATCCTGCCCTGAGAAGGCGTAAGAGACTGATTGTTATAGCACTTGATTTATATAACAACAATGGAGATCCAGACAGTAAGATGCTTCAGGTAATACAAGAGATATTCAAGGCTGTCCGATTAGATGCCCAAGCCTCTAGATTCTCAGGATTTGCTTTGTCAACAGCTATGCCAGTGTTTGAGATTCTAGAATTCTTGAAAACTGGAAAGATTGAAGCAACCGACTTTGATGCTTTGATATGTGGTTGTGGGAGTGAAATGTATTACCCAGGCATTTACACAGAAGAGAATGGGAAGCCCTATCCAGACCCAGACTACACAACACATATAGACTACCGTTGGGGTCATGAAGGCCTAAAGAAGACCATTTGGAATTCATTAATAAACTCACAGGATGGTGTAGGAGTTATCTCTAATGATTCTTCAAGCCCCATTCAGGAAGATGTAAAATCAGCAAATTCTCATTGTGTGTCGTATTTGGTCAAGGATCCCAGTAAg GCAAAAAGAGTGGATGATCTGAGGCAGAAGCTAAGGATGCGTGGGCTACGTTGCCATCCAATGTACTGCAGGAATTCAACAAGAATGCAAGTTGTCCCATTCCTTGCCTCTCGAGCTCAGGCTCTCAG GTATCTTTATGTTCGCTGGGGACTGAATGTTGCAAATATGTATGTGATTCTGGGTGAGACGGGTGACGCAGATTATGAAGAAATGATTCCAGGAACCCACAAGACAATTATCATGAAAGGACTAGTGCAGAAAGGTTCTGAAGAGTTGCTCAGGACGTCAGGAAGCTATATGAGGGATGACATTGTTCCTGGGGAAAGCCCATTTGTGGCACACACTAATGGTGCAACTGCTGAGGAGATCTCAAATGCTCTTAAGGCACTATCCAAGTCTATTGCTTGA
- the LOC122668385 gene encoding probable E3 ubiquitin-protein ligase RNF217 — translation MGNTLESMRETPDQNSKEKEEEDSRFTCAICIEPVSQNKLFKNKKRCTHPFCLDCIAKYIEVKVEDHITEMKCPGLNCEKLLDPLSCRRILSPQVFEKWCDVLCNSAVLRCERVYCPFSDCSTLILNECKDNVRRTMCPNCKNFFCFNCKCPWHAGFQCNENGEVRDRNDILFAKLVERKNWTRCPTCNQCVELHTGCLVVKCRCGTSFCHGCGRKQSNHLCWCKRSLSNNLPTIIVCILLFLIVLVPMVLIFSGIA, via the exons ATGGGTAATACACTGGAAAGCATGAGAGAGACTCCTGATCAGAAttccaaagagaaagaagaagaggattcaAGATTTACTTGTGCGATATGCATAGAGCCTGTATCACAAAACAAGTTattcaagaataagaagagaTGTACCCATCCATTTTGCTTGGATTGTATTGCTAAATACATTGAAGTTAAGGTTGAAGATCACATAACAGAGATGAAATGCCCTGGTTTAAACTGTGAGAAGCTATTGGACCCTCTTTCTTGCCGTCGGATCCTTTCTCCACAGGTGTTTGAGAAGTGGTGTGATGTGCTCTGTAATTCAGCTGTTCTAAGGTGTGAGAGAGTATACTGCCCTTTCAGTGATTGCTCAACATTGATCTTGAATGAATGCAAGGACAATGTCAGAAGAACAATGTGCCCCAACTGCAAGaacttcttttgtttcaactgCAAGTGTCCATGGCATGCAGGTTTCCAATGCAATGAAAATGGAGAAGTGAGAGACAGGAATGATATCCTCTTTGCCAAGCTTGTTGAGAGAAAGAATTGGACAAGATGCCCAACCTGCAATCAATGTGTGGAGCTACATACAGGATGCCTGGTTGTTAAATGCAG ATGTGGTACAAGCTTTTGTCATGGTTGTGGAAGGAAGCAATCTAACCATTTATGTTGGTGCAAGAGAAGTTTGAGCAACAATCTGCCTACAATTATTGTCTGTATCTTGCTCTTTCTCATTGTCCTTGTTCCAATGGTATTAATTTTTTCTGGTATTGCATAA